The proteins below come from a single Leifsonia sp. 1010 genomic window:
- a CDS encoding SDR family NAD(P)-dependent oxidoreductase, with translation MTTTLITGANRSLGLETARRLIEAGHTVYAGMRDIATGEEARALGAIPLALDVTDQASVDAAVASLPELDVLVNNAGVLGGLRQGADDLDIEAMRQTLDTNVVGVARVTQACLPLLRRSAAPVIVNVASGVGWPRWLSTPGHDEHPVLGIAYAASKAAVIALTVQYAKGLPGFRVNASDPGYTATEFNGFSGHQTVREGTDATVMLATLGPDGPTGEFHSRSGRIEY, from the coding sequence ATGACGACGACACTGATCACAGGAGCCAACCGCAGCCTCGGCCTCGAGACCGCCCGCCGGCTCATCGAGGCGGGGCACACGGTCTACGCCGGGATGCGCGACATCGCGACGGGGGAGGAAGCGCGGGCGCTGGGTGCCATCCCGCTGGCCCTCGATGTCACCGACCAGGCCAGCGTGGATGCGGCGGTCGCCTCGCTGCCCGAATTGGATGTGCTGGTCAACAACGCCGGCGTGCTCGGCGGCCTGCGACAGGGCGCCGACGACCTCGACATCGAGGCGATGCGGCAGACGCTCGACACGAACGTCGTCGGCGTCGCCCGGGTGACCCAGGCCTGCCTCCCCTTGCTGCGCCGCTCGGCGGCGCCGGTCATCGTGAACGTCGCCTCGGGGGTGGGCTGGCCGCGGTGGCTGTCGACACCCGGGCACGACGAGCACCCCGTGCTCGGCATCGCCTACGCGGCATCCAAGGCGGCGGTCATCGCGCTCACGGTGCAGTACGCCAAGGGCCTGCCCGGCTTCCGGGTGAACGCAAGCGACCCGGGCTACACCGCCACGGAGTTCAACGGCTTCAGCGGGCACCAGACCGTACGGGAGGGGACCGACGCCACGGTCATGCTCGCCACCCTCGGGCCGGACGGCCCCACCGGCGAGTTCCACAGCCGCTCGGGGCGCATCGAGTACTGA
- a CDS encoding LacI family DNA-binding transcriptional regulator → MKRATIYDVARHAGVSHQTVTRFLNGFEGIRPATREKVQTAIDELNYRPNGAARWLRSRQSNRIGILAHRMELSGPGRIIAGATTAARSRGYVLDIASMDGEDADSVDAALDVVMEHQIAGVFATAQTDVVREAVANRGLDVPISIDSGEGLSSSGANPRAHPGRLAAAHLADLGHRRVAFVNGPGVWIAAGERRSGFFAVAAERGLDVVWEYEGDWSAEAGYRAAQQLPDGVTAVALANDSMAIGLIFGLAERGLRVPEDVSVIGMDDAPESRFHLPSLSTIRLDFEGEGAYLMNVLIAKIEGGDVADVPGYRLPELVRRGSTAEARTAGR, encoded by the coding sequence ATGAAACGCGCCACCATCTACGATGTGGCACGCCACGCGGGGGTCTCGCACCAGACTGTCACCCGGTTCCTCAACGGCTTCGAGGGGATCCGCCCGGCGACGCGCGAGAAGGTCCAGACCGCGATCGACGAACTGAACTACCGGCCGAACGGCGCCGCCCGCTGGCTGCGCTCCCGCCAGTCCAACCGCATCGGCATCCTCGCCCACCGGATGGAGCTCTCCGGGCCCGGCCGCATCATCGCCGGGGCCACGACCGCGGCGCGGAGCCGCGGCTATGTGCTCGATATCGCGTCCATGGACGGGGAGGACGCCGACTCGGTCGACGCCGCACTGGATGTGGTGATGGAGCACCAGATCGCCGGGGTCTTCGCGACGGCGCAGACGGACGTGGTCCGGGAGGCCGTCGCGAACCGTGGGCTCGACGTCCCGATCTCGATCGACTCGGGGGAGGGGCTCTCGTCCTCCGGCGCCAACCCGCGCGCGCATCCCGGTCGCCTCGCGGCGGCGCATCTCGCCGATCTCGGGCATCGCCGCGTCGCCTTCGTGAACGGGCCGGGTGTCTGGATCGCAGCGGGGGAGCGCCGCAGCGGCTTCTTCGCTGTCGCCGCTGAGCGGGGCCTCGACGTCGTGTGGGAGTACGAGGGCGACTGGTCCGCCGAGGCAGGCTATCGCGCCGCGCAGCAGCTGCCCGACGGCGTGACCGCGGTCGCCCTCGCGAACGACAGCATGGCGATCGGCCTGATCTTCGGGCTGGCCGAGCGCGGCCTGCGTGTGCCGGAGGACGTGAGCGTGATCGGGATGGACGACGCGCCGGAGTCGCGCTTCCACCTGCCGTCGCTGTCGACCATCCGCCTGGATTTCGAGGGCGAGGGCGCCTACCTGATGAACGTCCTGATCGCGAAGATCGAGGGCGGCGACGTGGCCGATGTGCCGGGATACCGCCTGCCGGAGCTGGTGCGGAGGGGCTCGACGGCCGAGGCGCGGACGGCCGGAAGGTAA